The following are from one region of the Bradyrhizobium sediminis genome:
- a CDS encoding thiolase domain-containing protein — protein sequence MTIKGKAYIAGIYEHPTRHAPDKSTAQLHAEVAKGAIEDAGLTKADIDGYFCAGDAPGGLWPMVDYLGLKVRHMDSTETGGCSYLIHLGHAAEAIAAGKCSIALITLAGKPRTGAMPPRAAGAELDFEAAYGATTHNAYGMCAMRHMHDYGTTSEQLAWIKVAASHHAQYNPHAMLKDVVTVEDVINSPMISDPLHRLDCCVVSDGGGALIVTTPEIAKSLKKPLVRLIGHGEAMKGPRGGKDLDLTYSAGVWSGPRAFEEAGVTPKDIKYASIYDSFTITVLMQLEDLGFCKKGEGGKFVSDGNLISGVGKLPFNTDGGGLCSNHPVNRGGMTKILEAVRQLRGEAHPKVQVPNCDLAIAHGTGGLLGVRHAASTCILERV from the coding sequence TTGACCATCAAGGGCAAGGCCTACATTGCCGGGATTTACGAACATCCAACCCGGCACGCACCCGATAAATCCACCGCACAGTTGCACGCCGAAGTTGCCAAGGGGGCGATCGAAGACGCCGGGCTGACCAAGGCCGATATCGACGGCTATTTCTGCGCCGGCGACGCGCCGGGCGGGCTGTGGCCAATGGTGGATTACCTCGGCCTCAAGGTGCGCCACATGGATTCCACCGAGACCGGCGGTTGTTCCTACCTGATCCATCTCGGTCATGCTGCCGAAGCCATCGCCGCCGGCAAATGCTCGATCGCGCTGATTACGCTGGCCGGCAAGCCGCGCACCGGCGCGATGCCGCCGCGCGCGGCGGGCGCCGAGCTCGATTTCGAGGCCGCCTACGGGGCGACCACCCACAACGCCTACGGCATGTGTGCCATGCGCCACATGCACGACTATGGCACCACCAGCGAGCAACTGGCCTGGATCAAGGTCGCGGCCTCCCATCACGCCCAGTACAACCCGCATGCGATGCTGAAGGACGTCGTCACCGTCGAGGACGTGATCAATTCGCCGATGATCTCCGATCCCTTGCACCGCCTGGATTGCTGCGTCGTCTCTGACGGCGGCGGCGCGCTGATCGTCACCACGCCGGAGATCGCCAAAAGCCTGAAGAAGCCGCTGGTGCGCCTGATCGGCCATGGCGAGGCGATGAAGGGACCGCGCGGCGGCAAGGATCTCGATCTCACTTACTCCGCCGGCGTCTGGTCCGGACCGCGCGCCTTCGAAGAGGCCGGCGTCACGCCGAAGGATATCAAGTACGCCTCGATCTATGACAGCTTCACCATCACGGTGCTGATGCAGCTCGAAGACCTCGGCTTCTGCAAGAAGGGCGAGGGCGGCAAGTTCGTTTCCGACGGCAATCTGATTTCCGGCGTCGGCAAGCTGCCGTTCAACACCGACGGCGGCGGCCTCTGCAGCAATCACCCGGTCAACCGCGGCGGCATGACAAAAATCCTCGAAGCGGTGCGCCAGCTGCGCGGCGAAGCGCATCCGAAAGTGCAGGTGCCGAACTGCGATCTCGCCATTGCCCACGGCACCGGCGGCCTGCTCGGCGTGCGTCACGCCGCCTCAACCTGCATTCTGGAGCGTGTGTAA